In Haliotis asinina isolate JCU_RB_2024 chromosome 15, JCU_Hal_asi_v2, whole genome shotgun sequence, one DNA window encodes the following:
- the LOC137265611 gene encoding octopamine receptor 2-like: protein MDDNFLYTKAPDTNSGFSTSEVFVNGQFTTIAPSLDLAANSSIKEDDYWRVNGSFSNVCNSNFSMVWKLTSPVCSTRFQTFASFMIVLIVLTVITLLTIIGNSLVILALYQYRSLRTMSNCLIGNLAISDLLLSMTVMPISLGNDLLGYWVFGRTMCTIWLCIDVLYCTASIWGLCTIAFDRYTATVYPVWYHEQKSIRKVVAYVVFVWIFSIIISFAPFIGWQDMIPSFYSYNSNLNRHECILFSTKSYVFYSAMGSFVLPACLMVFLYIRIFSVLHDRSNNLKSRNMSCYTPQSPSIGNGCPRINSPEDNSIEMNLTRENTAFTVTTELMNSTLYLNGNTFTPTSEMIPTEVGNDDQSSDYPSNGDLRSVKPVTETVSFANPDSDGHHLLVTSNPNGDYKRNHNGLRKSCSDAIDLQRQKGDNSCDNSVRSKSVNVLSDLSSDDSDNRCKKTRKHRFSLPWNLSSLERNQRMTLSMKRRFELRETRATKRMLLIMACFFICWIPFLFMYITRSLCEECYMNDHFVAFIIWLGYANSGVNPILYTLFNEDFRRAFKKLLGLSARRKPF, encoded by the coding sequence atggatgacaactttttGTACACGAAGGCGCCGGACACAAACTCTGGCTTCAGCACCTCGGAAGTGTTTGTTAATGGCCAGTTTACGACCATTGCTCCATCGCTAGACCTTGCCGCCAACAGCTCCATCAAGGAGGACGATTACTGGAGAGTTAATGGGTCATTCAGCAATGTCTGCAATTCAAACTTCTCAATGGTGTGGAAGCTTACAAGCCCGGTGTGTTCAACGCGGTTCCAGACTTTTGCATCATTTATGATTGTTCTGATTGTGCTTACAGTAATTACCCTGTTGACCATCATCGGGAACAGTCTGGTCATACTTGCATTGTATCAGTACCGCTCACTCCGGACAATGTCCAATTGCCTCATCGGCAATCTGGCCATCAGTGATTTACTGCTTTCTATGACCGTCATGCCTATATCCCTGGGTAATGACTTACTTGGGTACTGGGTGTTCGGAAGAACAATGTGCACAATCTGGCTGTGTATCGACGTCCTCTACTGCACGGCTTCAATATGGGGACTGTGTACCATCGCATTTGATCGCTACACTGCAACAGTGTATCCGGTGTGGTACCATGAGCAGAAATCTATTCGCAAAGTTGTTGCctatgttgtgtttgtgtggatCTTTTCAATAATAATATCATTTGCGCCGTTTATTGGATGGCAGGATATGATACCAAGTTTCTACTCCTACAATTCAAATTTGAATCGCCACGAATGTATCTTATTTTCAACAAAGagttatgtattttattctgcgaTGGGATCATTCGTCCTTCCTGCCTGCCTTATGGTGTTTCTGTACATTCGGATTTTCAGTGTTTTACATGACCGATCAAACAACCTGAAATCACGGAATATGTCTTGCTATACTCCACAAAGCCCTTCCATTGGAAACGGATGTCCTCGAATAAATTCACCCGAAGATAACAGCATTGAAATGAATCTGACACGTGAAAATACAGCTTTCACGGTCACAACAGAACTGATGAACAGCACATTGTATTTAAACGGAAACACGTTTACCCCTACCAGTGAAATGATTCCGACTGAGGTCGGCAATGATGACCAGTCTTCGGATTACCCTTCTAATGGAGATTTACGATCGGTGAAACCTGTGACAGAAACTGTCAGTTTTGCAAATCCTGATTCTGACGGACATCATCTCTTGGTGACCAGCAACCCAAACGGTGATTACAAACGAAACCATAACGGTCTTCGGAAAAGCTGTTCCGATGCCATTGACCTTCAACGCCAGAAAGGCGACAATTCCTGTGATAATTCTGTTCGGAGCAAGAGTGTGAATGTTCTGTCTGATCTGTCATCTGACGACTCGGACAATCGCTGTAAGAAGACCCGTAAACACCGGTTCTCCCTTCCCTGGAACCTATCCAGCTTGGAACGCAATCAACGGATGACATTAAGCATGAAGAGACGATTTGAACTGCGAGAAACACGAGCGACCAAGCGCATGCTCTTGATAATGGCATGTTTCTTCATCTGCTGGATACCATTCCTCTTCATGTACATCACGAGAAGCTTATGTGAAGAATGTTACATGAATGACCATTTTGTGGCCTTTATCATCTGGCTTGGTTATGCTAACTCAGGAGTGAATCCAATTCTATACACTCTCTTCAATGAGGACTTTCGACGAGCATTCAAGAAGCTCCTAGGGCTCAGTGCAAGACGAAAGCCTTTCTAA